The Arachis ipaensis cultivar K30076 chromosome B07, Araip1.1, whole genome shotgun sequence genome includes a window with the following:
- the LOC110264885 gene encoding uncharacterized protein LOC110264885, which translates to MFHFQEDSGGRIKQTFLQQMGRSWKDTRGRLYDSHYKPTRTLEKNLDNCPAGIPREHWWWFIDYRNDPATKAKCKQNALNRKKQLYTHTGGSKSLARAREEETQKQGRRVGRGEVWILKHKRRDGT; encoded by the exons ATGTTCCACTTTCAGGAAGATAGCGGTGGTAGAATCAAGCAAACATTTTTGCAACAAATGGGGAGGTCCTGGAAGGATACAAGGGGGAGGCTGTATGACTCGCATTACAAACCAACAAGGACACTTGAGAAGAATCTTGACAACTGCCCGGCGGGAATTCCTAGAGAGCATTGGTGGTGGTTCATTGATTATCGTAATGATCCTGCAACAAAG GCAAAGTGCAAGCAAAATGCGTTGAATCGAAAGAAGCAGCTTTACACGCACACTGGTGGTTCTAAAAGCTTGGCTAGGGCAAGGGAAGAAGAG ACACAAAAACAAGGGAGGAGAGTTGGTAGGGGAGAAGTATGGATCCTAAAGCACAAACGACGTGATGGCACCTAG